In Molothrus ater isolate BHLD 08-10-18 breed brown headed cowbird chromosome 11, BPBGC_Mater_1.1, whole genome shotgun sequence, a genomic segment contains:
- the CAV3 gene encoding caveolin-3 produces MAEEHGELEERIIIKDQHTKEIDLVNRDPKHINEDVVKVDFEDVIAEPVGTYSFDGVWKSSYTTFTVSKYWCYRLLSALLGIPLAVLWGFLFALISFCHIWAVVPCIKSYLIEIQCVSRIYSLCIHTFCDPLFEALAKICSNVRVAVRKET; encoded by the exons ATGGCCGAGGAGCAcggggagctggaggagaggatCATCATCAAGGACCAGCACACCAAGGAGATCGACCTGGTCAACAGAGACCCCAAGCACATCAACGAGGACGTGGTGAAG gtGGATTTTGAGGATGTGATAGCTGAGCCCGTGGGAACCTACAGCTTCGACGGCGTCTGGAAAAGCAGCTACACCACCTTCACCGTCAGCAAGTACTGGTGCTACCGCCTGCTCTCCGCCCTGCTGGGCATCCCCCTGGCCGTCCTCTGGGGCTTCCTCTTCGCCCTCATCTCCTTCTGCCACATCTGGGCCGTGGTGCCCTGCATCAAGAGCTACCTGATCGAGATCCAGTGTGTGAGCCGGATCTACTCGCTGTGCATCCACACCTTCTGTGACCCGCTCTTTGAGGCGCTCGCCAAGATCTGCAGCAACGTCCGAGTTGCCGTCCGCAAGGAGACTTAG
- the OXTR gene encoding oxytocin receptor, translating to MEKLYLAGSSTWIINSSLGNGSLRLENLSAGRNSTADPLKRNEDMAKVEVTVLCLILFLALTGNLCVLLAIHTTRHKHSRMYFFMKHLSIADLVVAIFQVLPQLIWDITFRFYGPDFLCRLIKYLQVVGMFASTYMLLLMSLDRCLAICQPLRSLHRRADRVSVLLTWLLCLLVSIPQIHIFSLRDVGNGVYDCWADFIQPWGPKAYVTWITLMVYIIPVLMLSICYGLISFKIWQNVKLKTSHGPSAGLGSGSRGGMVFARVSSTRLISKAKIRTVKMTFIIVLAFIVCWTPFFFVQMWSVWDTNAPQEASPFIIAMLLASLNSCCNPWIYMLYTGHLFHDLMRRFLCCSTRYLKSRPACELSKRSNSSSFVLSCRATSQRSFVQPPTT from the exons ATGGAGAAGCTGTACCTGGCGGGGAGCAGCACCTGGATCATCAACAGCTCCCTGGGGAACGGCAGCCTCCGGCTGGAGAACCTGAGCGCCGGCAGGAACAGCACCGCCGACCCGCTGAAGAGGAACGAGGACATGGCCAAGGTGGAGGTGACAGTCCTGTGCCTCATCCTGTTCCTCGCCCTGACCGGCAACCTCTGCGTGCTCCTGGCCATCCACACCACCCGCCACAAGCACTCCCGCATGTACTTCTTCATGAAGCACCTGAGCATCGCTGACCTGGTTGTGGCCATCTTCCaggtgctgccccagctcatCTGGGACATCACCTTCAGGTTCTACGGGCCAGACTTCCTCTGCCGCTTGATCAAGTACCTGCAGGTGGTGGGAATGTTCGCTTCCACCTacatgctgctgctgatgtCCCTGGACCGCTGCTTGGCCATCTGTCAGCCTCTGAGGTCCCTGCACAGGAGGGCTGACCGGGTCTCTGTCCTCCTCacctggctgctgtgcctgctggtCAGCATCCCTCAGATCCACATATTTTCTCTAAGGGATGTGGGGAACGGGGTTTATGACTGTTGGGCAGATTtcatccagccctggggaccGAAAGCCTATGTTACCTGGATCACCCTCATGGTCTATATCATCCCTGTGTTGATGCTGAGCATCTGCTATGGCTTAATCAGCTTCAAAATCTGGCAGAACGTGAAGCTGAAGACGTCTCACGGGCCCAGCGCGGGTCTGGGCTCGGGCTCCCGCGGCGGGATGGTGTTTGCCAGGgtcagcagcaccaggctcaTCTCTAAAGCCAAGATCCGGACAGTCAAAATGACGTTTATCATCGTGCTGGCCTTCATCGTGTGTTGGACTCCCTTCTTCTTCGTGCAGATGTGGTCTGTGTGGGACACCAACGCCCCGCAGGAAG CCTCCCCCTTCATCATCGCCATGCTCCTGGCCAGCCTCAACAGCTGCTGCAACCCCTGGATCTACATGCTCTACACCGGGCACCTCTTCCATGACCTGATGCGCcgcttcctctgctgctccacgCGCTACCTGAAGTCGCGGCCGGCCTGCGAGCTGAGCAAGAGGAGCAACTCCTCCTCCTTCGTCCTCAGCTGCAGGGCCACGAGCCAGAGGAGCTTCGTGCAGCCGCCCACGACGTGA